The following coding sequences lie in one Flavobacterium sediminis genomic window:
- a CDS encoding 6-phosphogluconate dehydrogenase has translation MSILKKIVIYALLLLSLGSIGYISFIYYVPYSNGVRSGELIKISHKGYLVKTWEGEISQGISGAQIFSFSVEDKHKDIIQQLKDYQGKYVKVEYIERYRTFFWWGDTRYYITKVEKENSPHFNLNNDEN, from the coding sequence ATGAGTATTCTAAAAAAAATTGTGATCTATGCCCTATTATTACTATCACTAGGATCAATAGGCTATATCAGTTTCATTTACTATGTCCCTTACAGTAACGGAGTACGCTCCGGAGAATTAATAAAGATCAGCCACAAAGGCTATTTAGTTAAAACCTGGGAAGGAGAGATCAGTCAGGGGATCTCCGGTGCTCAGATCTTTAGTTTCTCTGTAGAAGACAAACACAAGGACATTATTCAACAATTGAAAGATTACCAGGGTAAATACGTAAAAGTAGAATATATTGAGCGTTACCGTACCTTTTTCTGGTGGGGAGACACCCGCTATTATATCACTAAAGTAGAAAAAGAAAATTCACCGCATTTTAACCTGAATAATGATGAGAACTAA
- the rmuC gene encoding DNA recombination protein RmuC: MSQTILVLAVFILALAIGFYIGKLLTKTQSQSTTSGLEERINGLLSQIDQLKQQFLQEKNQLERNLENLTTEKDTLQKEKESLAIHLAKKENDFDNLLERNKEQKQELTEVQEKFTKEFELLANKILEEKTNKFTEQNKENMKTILNPLQEKIQLFEKKVEDTHKESIDYHAALRQQILGLKEMNEQMSKETINLTKALKGDSKMQGNWGELVLERVLEKSGLEKGREYEVQQSFTTEEGNRIQPDVIVNLPDGKKMVVDSKVSLTAYERFVNEDDDSLKTNFLKEHVTSIKRHVEQLGDKNYQDIYHMESPDFVLLFIPIEPAFAIALQEDNTLYNKAFEKNIVIVTPSTLLATLRTIDSMWTNQKQQENAIEIARQAGALYDKFEGFVQDLIKIGKKMDEAKGEYSNAMNKLVDGRGNLVSSVERLKKMGAKAKKSLPENILKRADNDDSLIEN, translated from the coding sequence ATGTCGCAAACAATTTTAGTACTCGCCGTTTTTATTTTAGCATTAGCTATCGGTTTTTACATTGGTAAATTGCTTACCAAAACACAATCACAATCCACAACTTCAGGTTTAGAGGAACGTATTAATGGTTTATTGAGCCAAATAGATCAATTAAAGCAGCAGTTTCTGCAAGAAAAAAATCAGTTGGAAAGAAATTTAGAAAACTTAACTACTGAAAAAGATACTCTTCAAAAAGAGAAGGAAAGTTTAGCAATTCACTTGGCTAAAAAAGAGAATGATTTCGATAATTTACTGGAACGTAACAAAGAACAAAAGCAGGAACTAACTGAAGTTCAGGAAAAATTCACCAAAGAATTTGAACTTCTGGCGAATAAAATTCTGGAAGAAAAAACCAATAAATTCACGGAACAAAACAAAGAGAATATGAAAACTATCCTGAATCCGCTTCAGGAAAAAATTCAGTTGTTTGAGAAAAAAGTAGAAGATACCCATAAAGAAAGTATTGATTACCATGCTGCACTTCGCCAACAAATTTTAGGCTTAAAGGAAATGAACGAGCAAATGAGCAAGGAAACCATAAACCTGACCAAAGCGTTAAAAGGCGACAGTAAAATGCAAGGAAATTGGGGCGAACTCGTTCTGGAACGTGTATTAGAAAAATCGGGCTTAGAAAAAGGACGTGAATATGAAGTACAACAAAGTTTTACTACGGAAGAAGGCAACAGAATCCAACCCGATGTGATTGTGAATCTTCCGGATGGTAAAAAGATGGTGGTCGATTCAAAAGTTTCGCTTACTGCTTATGAACGTTTTGTGAATGAAGACGACGACAGTTTAAAAACCAACTTTTTAAAAGAACACGTTACTTCTATTAAACGTCACGTAGAACAATTGGGGGATAAAAACTATCAGGATATTTACCACATGGAAAGCCCTGATTTTGTTTTGTTATTTATTCCGATAGAACCGGCTTTTGCTATTGCCTTGCAAGAAGACAATACTTTATACAATAAAGCTTTTGAAAAAAACATTGTTATAGTAACGCCTTCTACCCTTTTAGCAACACTCCGTACGATCGACAGCATGTGGACCAATCAAAAGCAACAAGAAAACGCTATTGAAATTGCACGTCAGGCCGGAGCTTTGTATGACAAATTTGAAGGTTTTGTTCAGGATCTGATTAAAATCGGTAAAAAAATGGACGAAGCAAAAGGAGAATATAGCAATGCTATGAATAAACTGGTAGATGGAAGAGGAAATCTGGTATCCAGCGTAGAACGTTTGAAAAAAATGGGGGCCAAAGCTAAAAAATCCTTACCGGAAAATATTTTAAAAAGAGCAGATAACGACGATTCATTAATTGAAAATTAA